In Microscilla marina ATCC 23134, a single window of DNA contains:
- a CDS encoding helix-turn-helix transcriptional regulator gives MTSQETNLKTFRLIRLLSSKPYRTYEELANELGATTRTIRRYFETLISYGYIIEKDYHQRHHISNTVYPAQKGVSFTQEETELLWYLLKANADQHTLQGDILKKLFIPVEFHPIADQDLKTNNARNVEQLAKAIRDKKRALVGAYYSAHSDTTTDRLVEPLGFSENYQAVSAYELKSDQIKNFKVDRIKGEVQVLNVAQTNQEPRQASDWFGFIGDQPIKVHLKLSKYAATLLAEDFPRTKPYITTDTPESKRHDARYPLDFQAEVRNLAGFGRFVLGIPGETKVISPISFKDYLNDRIKKVKF, from the coding sequence ATGACTTCTCAAGAAACCAATCTTAAAACTTTTCGCCTCATTAGGCTTTTGAGTAGTAAACCTTATCGCACTTACGAAGAACTAGCCAACGAATTAGGCGCTACTACTCGAACCATTAGGCGGTATTTTGAAACCCTCATTAGCTATGGCTACATCATCGAAAAAGACTATCACCAACGCCATCATATTAGCAATACGGTGTACCCTGCCCAAAAGGGAGTGAGTTTTACCCAAGAAGAAACCGAGTTACTTTGGTATTTGCTAAAAGCCAATGCTGACCAACACACCTTGCAAGGCGACATACTCAAAAAACTATTTATTCCAGTGGAGTTTCACCCCATAGCAGATCAAGACCTTAAGACAAACAACGCCCGCAATGTAGAGCAACTGGCTAAAGCTATTAGGGATAAAAAACGTGCGTTAGTAGGTGCCTATTACTCAGCACACTCTGACACTACCACCGACCGACTAGTGGAGCCTTTGGGTTTCTCTGAAAACTACCAAGCAGTCAGTGCATACGAGTTGAAATCTGACCAAATAAAAAACTTCAAAGTTGACAGAATCAAAGGTGAGGTACAAGTACTTAATGTTGCTCAAACCAACCAAGAACCTCGTCAAGCCAGCGATTGGTTTGGTTTTATAGGAGACCAACCTATCAAGGTACACTTGAAACTCTCTAAATATGCGGCTACCCTTTTGGCTGAAGATTTTCCCAGAACCAAGCCCTACATTACTACTGATACTCCCGAAAGTAAAAGGCATGACGCTCGTTATCCACTAGACTTTCAGGCAGAGGTTAGGAACTTGGCGGGCTTTGGCAGGTTTGTACTGGGCATTCCTGGTGAAACCAAGGTCATTTCGCCCATTTCTTTTAAAGATTACCTCAACGATCGGATAAAAAAAGTGAAATTTTAA
- a CDS encoding TIGR02556 family CRISPR-associated protein: MQDRAIIEIGRLELAAMQKANKAPYQFFVQNMFPKKADYHMALMVFELHSVAPPGFRCTFKATDLTKVSEKNFEKFAYRKGSARGGDITFTTKFGDLDKKFKTLVNNQFKALMARLSASPHIQEFQVFSAVHRFLLKEENADQVKAELTRLYEDLGKKEQQATGLSMVLEIDGKKHYLSDFKAIQEVLYENGTQEKSKKYDVTSEGTQELCAGCLQPKPVVHGFGSPYKYATVDKPGMVSGFFKQKNNWKNYPICTDCSLVFELGRNYIAQHLSKSFYGKFYYVIPKIILQKDRSQLPRIIEKLEGLYGDLMKQGRQHEKREDKIWEMVAQHDDYFNLNLLFYEENSTTKAIKIKLLLEEIVPSQFRKLFVDTPKQINGHVLYKKAHTSTDKKTKQKTKQDLKFSFGLLKTFFEHDFYRLMQQVFEQQPMAEESLYASFMRVIRANYNKMKTSDGYAENTRLTVLKAHLALRYLAAIEVIELPNKPIQKAMEHTTPSEDVQTATSADQQKTGFDPQRIEQFMQDNPLFLSSDAKRGVFLLGVLVKHVLDVQYNQLNGNTPFENKLKGYQLSPVHLQNLYTEAIGKLRQYKATPSTLLQALNQYFLLHIDQILKMSNNEASFYFVAGMQMIRELKYVNTESKK; the protein is encoded by the coding sequence ATGCAAGACCGGGCAATTATAGAAATAGGCAGGCTTGAGCTGGCCGCCATGCAAAAAGCCAACAAAGCACCGTATCAGTTTTTTGTGCAAAACATGTTTCCCAAAAAAGCCGACTACCACATGGCGCTCATGGTGTTTGAACTCCACTCGGTGGCTCCACCGGGCTTCAGGTGCACTTTCAAAGCAACCGACCTTACTAAAGTAAGTGAAAAAAACTTTGAAAAATTTGCTTACCGCAAAGGCTCAGCCCGTGGAGGCGACATTACTTTTACTACCAAGTTTGGCGACCTCGACAAAAAATTTAAGACCCTTGTCAACAACCAGTTCAAGGCCTTGATGGCGCGCTTGTCTGCCTCGCCTCATATACAAGAGTTTCAGGTGTTTAGTGCCGTACATCGTTTTTTGCTCAAAGAAGAAAATGCCGATCAGGTAAAAGCTGAGTTGACCAGGTTATACGAAGACCTGGGCAAAAAAGAGCAACAAGCCACGGGGCTAAGCATGGTGCTGGAAATTGACGGCAAAAAACACTACTTGAGCGACTTTAAAGCTATTCAGGAGGTGTTGTATGAAAACGGCACCCAGGAAAAATCAAAAAAATACGATGTAACCTCCGAAGGTACTCAAGAGCTGTGCGCGGGGTGTTTGCAGCCCAAGCCAGTAGTACACGGTTTTGGCTCGCCTTATAAATATGCTACTGTAGACAAACCCGGGATGGTGAGTGGTTTTTTTAAACAAAAAAACAATTGGAAAAACTACCCGATATGTACCGACTGTAGCCTGGTGTTTGAGTTGGGGCGCAACTACATAGCCCAACACCTGAGCAAGAGTTTTTATGGCAAGTTTTACTATGTCATTCCTAAGATCATATTGCAAAAAGACCGCTCGCAGTTGCCACGGATTATAGAAAAACTTGAAGGTTTGTATGGCGACTTGATGAAGCAAGGCAGGCAACACGAAAAGCGGGAGGATAAAATATGGGAGATGGTAGCCCAACACGACGATTACTTTAACCTAAACCTGTTGTTTTACGAAGAAAACAGCACCACCAAGGCCATCAAGATAAAACTGCTGCTGGAAGAGATCGTTCCCTCGCAATTTAGAAAGTTGTTTGTAGATACACCCAAGCAAATCAATGGCCATGTGTTGTACAAAAAAGCGCACACCTCTACCGACAAAAAGACCAAACAAAAAACAAAGCAAGACCTTAAGTTTTCATTTGGCTTGCTCAAAACATTTTTCGAACACGATTTTTACCGCCTGATGCAGCAGGTGTTCGAGCAACAACCTATGGCCGAAGAAAGCCTGTATGCCAGCTTTATGCGGGTGATCAGGGCAAACTATAACAAAATGAAAACCTCGGATGGCTACGCAGAAAATACCCGTCTGACGGTGCTTAAGGCACACCTTGCCTTGAGGTATTTGGCCGCTATTGAAGTCATTGAATTACCCAATAAACCTATACAGAAAGCGATGGAACATACGACGCCTTCGGAAGATGTGCAAACCGCTACATCGGCCGATCAACAAAAGACGGGATTTGATCCCCAACGCATTGAACAATTTATGCAAGACAATCCCCTGTTTTTGAGCAGTGACGCCAAGCGTGGGGTATTTTTGCTGGGGGTACTGGTCAAGCATGTGCTCGATGTACAATACAACCAGCTCAACGGCAACACCCCGTTTGAAAACAAGCTCAAGGGCTATCAACTAAGCCCGGTGCATTTGCAAAACCTGTATACCGAGGCCATTGGCAAACTGAGACAGTACAAGGCTACTCCGTCTACCCTGCTCCAAGCGCTCAATCAGTATTTTTTGCTCCACATCGACCAAATTCTCAAGATGTCGAACAACGAAGCCTCATTTTATTTTGTGGCAGGCATGCAAATGATCCGCGAGTTGAAATATGTAAACACTGAGTCGAAAAAATAA
- the cas7b gene encoding type I-B CRISPR-associated protein Cas7/Csh2: MSEVIQNRSEILFLYEIENANPNGNPLDENRPRFDSEDSTIIVSDVRLKRTVRDYWYEYEGFNGEGGKDIFVRETQYQEGDKSYVSDGKRRAKAFGESKEKVLEACIDVRTFGGVIPLTKASITLTGPTQFQMGRSLHKVEIATEQGTGAFASGDKKSQATFRTEYKVPYALIGFNGIINEKAAKYSQMTEADRALLLDGLWEGTKNLISRSKFGQTPVLMLVVNYKDASHLGNLRQRVALQTEKNELALRSLNDFELDLSQLWASLKGYSDKVDSIDLRLDDRLRLTQNVKIENGKLDLNAL; this comes from the coding sequence ATGTCAGAAGTGATACAAAACAGAAGCGAAATACTGTTTTTATACGAAATAGAAAACGCCAATCCTAATGGCAACCCGCTAGACGAAAACCGCCCCCGGTTCGACAGTGAAGACAGCACCATCATAGTGTCTGACGTGCGCCTCAAGCGTACCGTACGCGACTATTGGTACGAGTACGAAGGCTTTAATGGCGAAGGTGGCAAAGATATTTTTGTGCGTGAAACTCAATATCAAGAGGGGGACAAAAGCTATGTATCGGATGGAAAGCGCCGCGCCAAAGCTTTTGGCGAAAGCAAAGAAAAGGTGTTGGAGGCATGCATAGACGTACGTACTTTTGGTGGAGTTATTCCACTTACCAAAGCTTCTATCACCCTTACCGGACCTACTCAGTTTCAGATGGGGCGCTCGTTGCACAAAGTAGAAATTGCCACCGAACAAGGTACGGGAGCTTTTGCTTCGGGCGATAAAAAATCGCAGGCGACCTTCCGTACCGAATACAAGGTGCCTTATGCCCTGATTGGGTTCAATGGCATTATTAACGAGAAAGCCGCCAAATATTCGCAGATGACAGAAGCCGACCGTGCTTTGTTGTTAGACGGGCTCTGGGAGGGCACCAAAAACCTGATTTCACGCTCTAAGTTTGGGCAAACTCCCGTGCTTATGTTGGTGGTCAATTATAAAGATGCCTCGCACCTGGGCAACCTGCGCCAGCGTGTGGCGTTGCAAACTGAAAAAAACGAGCTTGCCTTGCGTAGTCTCAACGATTTTGAACTGGACTTGAGCCAGTTGTGGGCATCACTGAAAGGCTATAGTGACAAAGTGGACTCAATAGACCTCCGCCTGGACGATCGGCTACGGTTGACCCAAAATGTAAAAATTGAGAACGGAAAACTTGATTTAAATGCCCTCTAA
- the cas5b gene encoding type I-B CRISPR-associated protein Cas5b, with translation MPSKTILIFDIESEYGHFRKFNTTTSPLTYPIPPRPALVGLLGAIVGIEREASAGKFNEGVTPVAELFAKPDTELAVQLINPVKKVPMAFNLLDTEKSGASFFNIKQRTQIEFELLKHPCFRVFVACANDALMQPLVDNIQHNQAHFTPYLGLSQFTATFNFVAVTKAHLLASNEAQEVATAINISVHPDIEFEYSRQMKYTSDTLPLELNAQRVVQSYAEVLVEANGKPVKVNSEHIYTTEKYGNLLFL, from the coding sequence ATGCCCTCTAAAACGATTCTTATTTTTGACATAGAAAGTGAGTATGGGCATTTCAGAAAGTTTAACACTACTACTTCGCCCCTTACTTACCCCATACCCCCACGCCCGGCTTTGGTTGGGTTGCTGGGGGCTATTGTGGGCATCGAACGCGAGGCGTCAGCGGGCAAGTTCAACGAGGGAGTCACTCCGGTAGCAGAATTGTTTGCCAAACCTGATACCGAACTGGCAGTGCAGCTGATCAACCCGGTAAAGAAAGTACCAATGGCTTTTAACTTGTTGGACACCGAAAAAAGTGGGGCAAGTTTTTTCAACATCAAGCAACGCACCCAAATAGAGTTTGAGTTGTTGAAACACCCTTGTTTTAGGGTGTTTGTGGCTTGCGCCAACGATGCCCTGATGCAGCCATTGGTAGACAACATACAACACAACCAGGCACATTTTACTCCTTACCTGGGCTTGAGCCAGTTTACGGCAACTTTTAATTTTGTGGCGGTAACCAAAGCACATTTGCTGGCAAGCAACGAGGCTCAAGAGGTGGCAACGGCAATCAACATATCAGTACACCCCGATATAGAGTTTGAATACAGCCGGCAAATGAAGTATACTTCAGACACGCTCCCGCTGGAACTCAACGCCCAAAGGGTGGTACAAAGCTACGCCGAAGTGTTGGTAGAGGCAAATGGCAAGCCTGTAAAGGTGAACTCTGAGCATATTTATACCACTGAAAAATATGGAAACCTCTTATTCTTATAA
- a CDS encoding HD domain-containing protein, which yields METSYSYKLKSHPNKLLIDHLKEVTNYAVYLLERHQLFAQRPEWRTIIKNLVRLMGNYHDITKAIEYFQHYCCRPITR from the coding sequence ATGGAAACCTCTTATTCTTATAAATTAAAATCGCACCCTAACAAGTTGTTGATTGATCACCTAAAGGAGGTGACCAATTATGCGGTATATTTGTTGGAACGGCACCAACTGTTTGCCCAACGCCCCGAATGGCGCACCATTATAAAAAACCTGGTGCGCCTGATGGGCAACTACCACGACATTACCAAGGCAATTGAGTATTTCCAACATTATTGCTGTCGCCCGATCACGAGGTAA
- the cas3 gene encoding CRISPR-associated helicase Cas3', with product MLSPDHEVTGPKSHALLSALFTRQVAREYLATTNLGKFEQELLANYTFTVVKRHHGKLLDFEDELYALGNQEEKRAELAQQIEVFAEEETEEIIRSFAQTLGLSYCLEDFKEYIRSEQYTDELEDFYEDEFGTRYGTWQQLPDEVRMDYFFVHQFMFGSLLLADKTEVILDEERHKQRPNLGNDLVETFRKKKGFDQPVSRINQLKNQAYTQALEGLRQRFSPDQHIYSITLPTGLGKTITSFAVALEIKQMLGQQHRLVVTIPFTSIIDQNFEVYRDILNNESSRVLLKHHHLAEPAYKEIEDDESYRPLDVNKSQFLIETWQSEVVVTTFVQLLNSIYSNHKALVMKLPNLANAIIILDEIQTIPYAYWQLINRSFKAIGRLFNCYFVLMSATQPLIFAPEEEIIELVPDYAQYFRHFNRTRLINRCQMPVSMDDFGQTVAQYLQTHPKRDVLVILNTKKLSKQCFEQLRQLANEANDDLYYLSTLITPYERKQIIRKIKTPAHKRKVVVSTQLIEAGVDISVDTVFRALAPLDAIIQAAGRANRYNEKTIQGEVYLYEIEEMRQATSLIYGQELLQKTRNVLRNIQQIEECHYLSLIEAYFVEVRTQSEVIEQPYLEAIHMLQFEQVGAFSLIEEREGASVFVMINDEAQEAWAKYAEIYNDDSLKKYEQKRAFAQIKTVFYDYVINIHPQHAPEDIDKALHFYVVDPATHSEYYTYKPRQQAQNTGYQIIDASAKKTTNPSLTQNY from the coding sequence TTGCTGTCGCCCGATCACGAGGTAACAGGTCCTAAAAGTCACGCCTTGCTTTCGGCATTATTTACCCGACAAGTGGCCCGCGAGTACCTTGCTACTACCAATCTGGGCAAGTTTGAGCAAGAGCTATTGGCTAACTATACTTTTACGGTGGTAAAAAGACACCACGGCAAGCTGCTCGATTTTGAAGATGAACTTTATGCTTTGGGCAACCAAGAAGAAAAACGAGCCGAACTAGCCCAACAAATAGAAGTGTTTGCCGAGGAAGAAACGGAAGAAATTATCCGGTCTTTTGCTCAAACCCTGGGGCTGAGTTACTGCCTCGAAGATTTTAAGGAATATATCCGCAGTGAGCAATATACAGACGAACTGGAAGACTTTTACGAAGACGAGTTTGGCACCAGGTATGGCACTTGGCAGCAATTGCCCGATGAGGTGCGGATGGATTATTTTTTTGTGCACCAGTTTATGTTTGGCAGTTTGTTGCTTGCCGACAAAACCGAGGTGATTTTAGACGAAGAGCGCCACAAGCAACGCCCGAACCTGGGCAATGATTTGGTGGAAACCTTCAGAAAAAAGAAAGGGTTTGACCAACCTGTCAGCCGCATTAACCAGCTCAAAAACCAAGCGTATACCCAGGCTTTAGAGGGCTTGCGCCAACGGTTTTCTCCCGACCAACACATTTATTCTATTACCCTGCCTACGGGTTTGGGCAAAACCATTACTTCGTTTGCGGTGGCGCTTGAGATCAAGCAAATGCTGGGGCAACAACATCGCCTGGTAGTAACCATTCCTTTTACGTCTATTATTGACCAAAACTTTGAAGTATACCGCGATATTCTCAATAATGAGAGTTCGCGGGTGTTGCTCAAGCACCACCATTTGGCAGAGCCCGCATACAAAGAGATTGAGGACGACGAAAGTTACCGCCCACTAGATGTAAACAAGAGTCAGTTTTTGATAGAAACCTGGCAGTCGGAGGTAGTAGTAACTACTTTTGTGCAGTTGCTCAACTCCATTTACTCCAACCACAAGGCATTGGTAATGAAGCTGCCCAACCTTGCCAATGCCATTATTATTTTAGACGAAATTCAAACCATCCCCTATGCCTATTGGCAATTAATTAACCGTAGTTTTAAGGCAATCGGGCGTTTGTTTAATTGTTATTTTGTGCTCATGTCGGCAACCCAACCGTTGATTTTTGCGCCCGAAGAAGAAATCATAGAATTGGTGCCTGACTATGCCCAATACTTCAGGCATTTTAACCGTACCCGCCTGATCAACCGTTGCCAAATGCCCGTGTCGATGGATGACTTTGGGCAAACCGTTGCCCAATACCTGCAAACCCATCCCAAACGCGATGTGTTGGTAATTTTGAACACCAAGAAACTAAGTAAACAATGCTTTGAACAATTGCGGCAGCTAGCCAACGAAGCAAATGATGACCTGTACTATTTGTCTACCCTGATTACTCCTTACGAGCGCAAGCAAATTATCCGAAAAATAAAAACTCCTGCCCACAAACGCAAGGTGGTCGTGTCTACCCAATTGATAGAGGCTGGAGTAGACATTTCGGTAGACACGGTATTTAGGGCATTGGCGCCGCTCGATGCTATTATACAAGCAGCAGGACGCGCCAACCGCTACAACGAAAAAACTATCCAGGGAGAGGTCTATTTGTATGAGATAGAAGAAATGAGGCAGGCAACTAGCCTTATTTATGGGCAAGAATTGCTGCAGAAAACCCGCAATGTATTGCGCAATATCCAACAAATAGAAGAATGTCATTACTTGAGCCTGATTGAAGCTTATTTTGTGGAGGTGCGTACCCAGTCGGAAGTGATCGAGCAGCCTTACCTGGAGGCCATCCACATGCTTCAGTTTGAACAAGTGGGAGCATTTTCGCTGATAGAAGAACGAGAAGGTGCTTCGGTGTTTGTAATGATCAATGATGAGGCTCAAGAGGCTTGGGCAAAGTATGCGGAGATTTATAATGACGATTCGCTGAAAAAGTATGAGCAAAAACGGGCTTTCGCCCAGATAAAAACGGTGTTTTATGACTATGTAATCAACATTCACCCCCAACACGCTCCCGAAGACATAGACAAAGCCTTGCACTTTTATGTGGTTGACCCTGCGACTCATTCGGAGTACTACACCTATAAACCCAGGCAGCAAGCCCAAAACACGGGCTATCAGATAATAGATGCTTCGGCCAAAAAAACGACTAATCCATCGCTTACCCAAAACTACTAA
- a CDS encoding CRISPR-associated endonuclease Cas6, with product MQTIKTTTIHFPELRLHASAGHQLRGYFGNLFKERSPLLHNHLADGSAIYQYPLVQYKVLKGTPTLLGLGEGAELLAELFLHIKELHLGKATYPVYSKNIVTNRASLGVNPTELYDYRFGTLWMCLNDKNYLKYHQTGSEERVALLQKILIGNLLSMFKGLGHTATAQILAKPKVKEEATHFKNQKMKAFSGSFTCNVELPQGIGIGKAVSRGYGAVVL from the coding sequence ATGCAAACCATCAAAACCACCACCATTCATTTTCCTGAGTTGCGCTTGCACGCTTCGGCGGGGCACCAGCTCAGGGGTTACTTTGGCAACTTGTTCAAAGAGCGGTCGCCTTTGTTGCACAACCACCTGGCCGATGGATCGGCGATTTATCAATACCCTTTGGTGCAATACAAGGTGCTGAAAGGCACCCCTACCCTATTGGGCCTGGGTGAGGGAGCCGAGCTACTTGCGGAGCTTTTTTTACATATCAAAGAGTTGCATTTGGGCAAGGCTACTTACCCAGTATACAGCAAAAACATTGTGACCAACCGTGCCAGCCTGGGGGTAAACCCAACCGAGCTGTACGACTACCGCTTTGGTACGCTATGGATGTGCCTCAATGATAAAAACTACTTGAAATACCACCAAACGGGTTCCGAAGAACGCGTTGCCTTGCTGCAAAAAATACTGATTGGCAACTTGTTGAGTATGTTCAAGGGGTTGGGGCATACGGCAACTGCCCAAATATTGGCAAAACCCAAAGTAAAGGAAGAAGCGACCCATTTTAAAAACCAAAAAATGAAGGCTTTCAGCGGCAGTTTTACCTGCAATGTGGAGCTGCCCCAAGGCATTGGCATTGGAAAGGCGGTGTCGCGGGGCTATGGGGCGGTGGTATTATAG
- the cas1 gene encoding CRISPR-associated endonuclease Cas1 has translation MTTDDLFINSKGAYLQVKNQMFCIRTKNAKTREYHAHAPIAPHTVHRIFLHRGTAVSVDAMHLALINNIDIVLMQHDDHPIGRVWHTKLGSTTKIRKKQLEASLNEVGTAWVKQWLSTKLGNQIAMIEQLKKHRESKRTYLHEKADKIRALQTSIEALEADHTEAIADTLRGLEGTAGRLYFETLSYVLAKEYQFAGRSKRPAHDAFNAFLNYGYGILYSMVEHALVIAGIDPFVGFMHRDGYNQRSMVYDFIEPYRGHVEQVVVKLFTAKKVNQSHTDAIKDGVRLNEMGKPLLTEALGKYLRGDKIKHGRKQQTRENIMKQEAVTFAQSLLKGQALSDKPQV, from the coding sequence ATGACCACCGACGATTTATTTATCAATTCAAAAGGGGCCTACCTTCAGGTAAAAAACCAAATGTTTTGCATACGTACCAAAAATGCAAAAACCAGGGAATACCACGCCCACGCGCCTATTGCCCCCCACACGGTACACCGTATTTTTTTGCACCGAGGCACGGCAGTAAGCGTAGACGCTATGCACCTTGCCCTGATCAATAACATTGACATTGTGCTGATGCAACACGACGACCACCCCATAGGCAGGGTGTGGCACACCAAGCTGGGCAGCACCACCAAAATACGCAAAAAACAACTGGAGGCGAGCCTCAATGAAGTGGGCACGGCTTGGGTAAAACAATGGCTAAGTACCAAGCTGGGCAACCAGATAGCAATGATTGAACAACTCAAAAAACACCGGGAAAGTAAACGCACCTACCTGCACGAAAAAGCAGACAAAATAAGGGCGTTGCAAACATCGATAGAAGCATTGGAAGCAGACCACACCGAAGCCATTGCCGACACATTGCGGGGGCTGGAGGGCACAGCGGGGCGGTTGTATTTCGAGACGTTGAGCTATGTGCTTGCCAAAGAGTATCAGTTTGCTGGCAGAAGCAAACGCCCGGCCCATGATGCTTTCAATGCTTTTTTGAATTATGGCTATGGGATATTGTATAGTATGGTAGAACACGCCTTGGTGATTGCGGGCATTGATCCTTTTGTGGGCTTTATGCACCGCGATGGCTACAACCAACGCAGCATGGTATATGATTTTATTGAGCCTTACCGGGGGCACGTAGAGCAAGTAGTAGTGAAGCTTTTTACGGCAAAAAAAGTAAACCAATCGCATACCGACGCCATCAAGGACGGGGTAAGACTCAACGAAATGGGCAAACCTTTACTTACTGAGGCTTTAGGTAAATATTTGCGGGGCGACAAAATAAAACACGGGCGTAAGCAACAAACCCGTGAAAATATTATGAAGCAGGAGGCGGTGACTTTTGCCCAAAGCTTACTAAAGGGGCAAGCTTTGAGCGACAAGCCACAAGTGTAA
- the cas2 gene encoding CRISPR-associated endonuclease Cas2: MIVWVLYDIENDRARTKVSKFCQQAGLSRVQYSVFLGTIDAHRRDTLALQVEEVIDADKDKVYILPMSKDEVREAVCLGQALDEKLVTDQVQSLFF, encoded by the coding sequence ATGATTGTATGGGTATTGTATGACATAGAAAATGACCGGGCACGCACCAAGGTGAGCAAGTTTTGCCAGCAAGCGGGGCTGAGCCGGGTACAGTATTCGGTGTTTTTGGGCACTATAGACGCCCACCGCCGCGACACGCTGGCGCTACAGGTAGAAGAGGTAATCGACGCTGACAAAGACAAGGTGTATATTTTGCCCATGAGCAAAGACGAGGTGCGTGAGGCGGTTTGCCTGGGGCAGGCGCTTGACGAAAAATTGGTAACAGACCAGGTGCAATCGTTGTTTTTTTAA
- the cas4 gene encoding CRISPR-associated protein Cas4, which translates to MISVTPSEIIEHLYCPRFTYFLRVLNIAQHEDRHYKVQKGRQIHENKTKLNPKYLRQRLGVVAKHTNLYMRNEVLRGEVDEVLMLANGKAAPLDYKFAVYEGRVYQTYLHQLYCYAWLIEDHFGVEVTEGFLVYTRSRNKVVSVEISPQAKQVVRAAVQEMVAVTNENIFPKATKSKKRCATCTYRNVCPQ; encoded by the coding sequence ATGATAAGCGTTACTCCTTCTGAGATCATAGAGCATTTGTATTGTCCGCGTTTTACTTATTTTTTGCGGGTGCTCAACATTGCCCAGCACGAAGACCGCCACTATAAGGTGCAAAAAGGGCGGCAGATACACGAAAACAAAACCAAGCTCAACCCAAAGTATTTGCGGCAACGCCTGGGCGTGGTGGCAAAGCATACCAACTTGTATATGCGCAATGAGGTGTTGCGGGGCGAGGTAGACGAGGTATTGATGCTTGCCAACGGCAAGGCTGCCCCGCTCGACTACAAGTTTGCCGTATACGAGGGGCGGGTGTACCAAACCTACCTGCATCAGTTGTACTGTTATGCCTGGTTGATAGAAGACCATTTTGGGGTGGAAGTAACCGAGGGCTTTCTGGTATATACGCGTTCGCGCAATAAAGTGGTATCGGTAGAAATAAGCCCACAAGCCAAGCAAGTGGTCAGAGCAGCAGTACAAGAAATGGTGGCAGTGACCAATGAAAATATTTTTCCAAAAGCTACCAAATCTAAAAAAAGATGTGCAACTTGTACCTATCGAAACGTATGCCCTCAGTAG